A single region of the Triticum dicoccoides isolate Atlit2015 ecotype Zavitan chromosome 2B, WEW_v2.0, whole genome shotgun sequence genome encodes:
- the LOC119366079 gene encoding filament-like plant protein 4 isoform X1, giving the protein MDHKTWLWRKKASQRTVLAKNKSNISEKEHEDKIARLERSLQGLNEQLSFAHAECFEKDAILAKQAKVAEEAILGWEKAEAEAIAIRTELDDTLHQKAMVEQRICQLDEALNVAMEERELLIKDTAEIISCEKDKVWKLEQNVTEKDNIIASLDDEYSRLSEILSTKEKIILDLTESNAVKESDLKDLAVKLESTERSNSSLRYEVCMLQKQLDIRSEERKCNLKSADASHKQHLENVRKITKLEEECKRLRSMVRKRLPGPAAVARMRSEVETLGSSTTHIRTGKLNSTSFNSYDQTQNSSNASHVSPSLLARLHVTEDENKAMKESLSRKDGELQLSRTMLARTTSKLSQVEAQLEDLSGDQATTGLVKRSPTVVENPLSSITEGGCNEDNVSCSGSWASALISELEHFKKGKLTTPSCKSTGMSDLSFMDDFEEIERLAMVCDDKPSKSYDVKREAIESAGKELVPVDGPDETTNQVHPHKTEKGLLKLIELVEGVIQRSSKDYSSKLVQSGDNMGDQSTLITGYFAHAFLWKTSELTCVLRHFIVVCNELLYGNTDVERFVLEVSLTLDWILNHCFSLQDVSEMRETIIKHLGLDSGDGHEIVAAKQIGVEVINGIDEPSTPSSEQMSLVSASGPVDIGLKADNDTDSIRNGVSFSKSHAPEGTSSSLRAELNALKETGNLVTHGVDGKSTVSELDKHKSIPNSEANKGNLQGSSYSTEEDPKCVSGNKDNNVHTQLEISTASEKLIECQETILSLGKQLKALASPKDATSVRPERKPRSKSLNEMLAVDDGGFDDLSSPKTKEIICSELRPPHERNFSVGGGGGDSESCYSHPTPVVPPAKPYGVSGTCKKEAAARPVSLAVVPSKQRGNPNLLKRILTGRRRDAIIKPKVVLSA; this is encoded by the exons ATGGACCATAAAACATGGCTTTGGAGAAAAAAAGCATCACAAAGGACAGTTCTAGCAAAGAATAAATCCAATATATCAGAAAAGGAACATGAG GACAAGATTGCCCGGTTGGAGAGATCACTGCAAGGCTTAAATGAACAACTTTCATTTGCTCATGCTGAATGCTTCGAGAAGGACGCTATTTTAGCCAAGCAAGCAAAAGTAGCTGAAGAAGCCATACTAG GCTGGGAGAAAGCAGAAGCTGAAGCTATAGCTATCAGGACAGAACTTGATGATACTCTACATCAGAAAGCCATGGTTGAGCAAAGGATTTGTCAGCTTGATGAGGCTCTAAATGTTGCAATGGAAGAGAGGGAGTTATTGATAAAGGACACTGCTGAAATAATTTCTTGTGAGAAGGATAAAGTTTGGAAGCTTGAACAGAATGTCACAGAGAAAGATAACATAATTGCTAGCTTGGACGATGAGTATAGCAGACTATCTGAAATCCTCTCAACAAAAGAGAAAATCATCTTGGATCTAACTGAATCAAATGCAGTGAAAGAGTCAGACTTGAAGGACCTTGCAGTAAAACTGGAGTCAACGGAGAGGTCAAATTCTTCTCTTAGATATGAAGTTTGCATGCTGCAGAAGCAACTTGATATTCGTAGTGAGGAAAGGAAGTGCAATCTCAAATCTGCTGATGCTTCACACAAACAACATCTTGAAAACGTAAGGAAGATTACtaagctagaagaagaatgcaagagATTGCGCTCGATGGTGCGTAAAAGGCTGCCAGGACCAGCTGCCGTTGCTAGAATGAGAAGTGAAGTTGAGACACTGGGCAGCAGTACAACACACATAAGGACGGGAAAGTTGAATTCTACCTCCTTCAATTCATATGATCAGACACAGAACTCTTCCAATGCATCACATGTAAGTCCTTCATTGCTTGCAAGGCTACACGTGACGGAAGATGAAAATAAGGCCATGAAGGAATCTCTTTCTAGAAAGGATGGTGAACTTCAGCTTTCTCGTACTATGCTTGCTCGTACAACCTCTAAACTTTCCCAAGTTGAAGCTCAACTTGAAGACTTATCAGGTGATCAAGCTACCACGGGACTGGTAAAGAGAAGTCCTACAGTGGTTGAAAATCCTCTTTCATCTATCACCGAGGGTGGTTGCAATGAAGATAATGTAAGCTGCTCAGGTTCATGGGCGTCAGCCTTGATTTCTGAACTTGAACATTTCAAGAAGGGGAAGCTGACTACACCTTCTTGTAAGAGCACAGGAATGTCAGACTTAAGTTTCATGGATGACTTTGAAGAAATAGAAAGGCTAGCGATGGTATGTGACGATAAGCCTTCAAAATCGTATGATGTAAAGAGAGAGGCAATCGAATCAGCAGGTAAAGAGCTGGTTCCAGTGGATGGTcccgatgaaacaactaatcaagtTCACCCGCACAAGACTGAGAAGGGACTCCTGAAGTTAATTGAACTTGTCGAGGGAGTTATTCAAAGATCGTCAAAGGATTACAGTAGCAAACTCGTGCAATCTGGTGACAACATGGGTGATCAATCCACGCTGATAACTGGTTATTTCGCTCATGCATTCTTATGGAAAACATCAGAACTTACCTGTGTACTGCGACACTTCATTGTTGTATGCAATGAGCTTCTGTATGGGAATACCGATGTCGAAAGATTTGTTCTTGAAGTGAGCCTCACACTAGATTGGATACTCAACCACTGCTTTTCACTGCAAGATGTATCAGAGATGAGGGAAACTATCATAAAGCATTTGGGTTTAGATAGCGGTGATGGGCATGAAATTGTTGCAGCCAAACAAATAGGAGTCGAAGTGATAAATGGCATAGATGAACCCAGCACTCCAAGCAGCGAGCAGATGTCACTAGTTTCTGCATCAGGCCCCGTGGATATTGGACTTAAAGCTGATAATGACACAGACAGTATAAGGAATGGAGTCTCATTCTCTAAATCCCATGCACCGGAAGGAACATCTTCAAGTTTGCGAGCAGAACTTAATGCATTGAAAGAAACAGGAAATCTGGTAACACACGGTGTTGATGGTAAATCAACAGTGAGTGAACTTGACAAACACAAATCCATCCCTAACTCTGAGGCAAACAAGGGAAATCTACAGGGCAGCAGTTACTCTACTGAAGAAGACCCAAAATGTGTTTCTGGGAATAAAGACAACAATGTACACACG CAGCTGGAGATCTCGACAGCATCAGAAAAGCTCATCGAGTGCCAGGAGACAATCCTAAGCCTGGGAAAGCAACTAAAAGCACTTGCATCGCCAAAGGATGCCACCTCGGTTCGTCCGGAGCGAAAACCTCGGTCTAAGTCACTGAATGAGATGCTAGCCGTCGACGACGGGGGATTTGATGACctcagctccccgaagaccaaggaGATTATATGCTCAGAACTAAGGCCACCACATGAAAGAAATTTTTCTGTCGGCGGGGGAGGTGGCGATTCAGAATCATGTTATTCCCACCCGACGCCAGTGGTTCCACCTGCCAAACCTTACGGCGTGAGCGGAACCTGCAAGAAAGAAGCTGCTGCGAGGCCAGTATCGCTTGCAGTTGTCCCAAGCAAGCAGAGGGGAAACCCCAACTTGCTCAAGAGGATCCTGACAGGAAGGAGAAGGGATGCCATAATCAAACCAAAGGTGGTCCTGAGTGCTTAG
- the LOC119366079 gene encoding filament-like plant protein 4 isoform X2 → MDHKTWLWRKKASQRTVLAKNKSNISEKEHEDKIARLERSLQGLNEQLSFAHAECFEKDAILAKQAKVAEEAILGWEKAEAEAIAIRTELDDTLHQKAMVEQRICQLDEALNVAMEERELLIKDTAEIISCEKDKVWKLEQNVTEKDNIIASLDDEYSRLSEILSTKEKIILDLTESNAVKESDLKDLAVKLESTERSNSSLRYEVCMLQKQLDIRSEERKCNLKSADASHKQHLENVRKITKLEEECKRLRSMVRKRLPGPAAVARMRSEVETLGSSTTHIRTGKLNSTSFNSYDQTQNSSNASHVSPSLLARLHVTEDENKAMKESLSRKDGELQLSRTMLARTTSKLSQVEAQLEDLSGDQATTGLVKRSPTVVENPLSSITEGGCNEDNVSCSGSWASALISELEHFKKGKLTTPSCKSTGMSDLSFMDDFEEIERLAMVCDDKPSKSYDVKREAIESAGKELVPVDGPDETTNQVHPHKTEKGLLKLIELVEGVIQRSSKDYSSKLVQSGDNMGDQSTLITGYFAHAFLWKTSELTCVLRHFIVVCNELLYGNTDVERFVLEVSLTLDWILNHCFSLQDVSEMRETIIKHLGLDSGDGHEIVAAKQIGVEVINGIDEPSTPSSEQMSLVSASGPVDIGLKADNDTDSIRNGVSFSKSHAPEGTSSSLRAELNALKETGNLVTHGVDGKSTVSELDKHKSIPNSEANKGNLQGSSYSTEEDPKCVSGNKDNNVHTLEISTASEKLIECQETILSLGKQLKALASPKDATSVRPERKPRSKSLNEMLAVDDGGFDDLSSPKTKEIICSELRPPHERNFSVGGGGGDSESCYSHPTPVVPPAKPYGVSGTCKKEAAARPVSLAVVPSKQRGNPNLLKRILTGRRRDAIIKPKVVLSA, encoded by the exons ATGGACCATAAAACATGGCTTTGGAGAAAAAAAGCATCACAAAGGACAGTTCTAGCAAAGAATAAATCCAATATATCAGAAAAGGAACATGAG GACAAGATTGCCCGGTTGGAGAGATCACTGCAAGGCTTAAATGAACAACTTTCATTTGCTCATGCTGAATGCTTCGAGAAGGACGCTATTTTAGCCAAGCAAGCAAAAGTAGCTGAAGAAGCCATACTAG GCTGGGAGAAAGCAGAAGCTGAAGCTATAGCTATCAGGACAGAACTTGATGATACTCTACATCAGAAAGCCATGGTTGAGCAAAGGATTTGTCAGCTTGATGAGGCTCTAAATGTTGCAATGGAAGAGAGGGAGTTATTGATAAAGGACACTGCTGAAATAATTTCTTGTGAGAAGGATAAAGTTTGGAAGCTTGAACAGAATGTCACAGAGAAAGATAACATAATTGCTAGCTTGGACGATGAGTATAGCAGACTATCTGAAATCCTCTCAACAAAAGAGAAAATCATCTTGGATCTAACTGAATCAAATGCAGTGAAAGAGTCAGACTTGAAGGACCTTGCAGTAAAACTGGAGTCAACGGAGAGGTCAAATTCTTCTCTTAGATATGAAGTTTGCATGCTGCAGAAGCAACTTGATATTCGTAGTGAGGAAAGGAAGTGCAATCTCAAATCTGCTGATGCTTCACACAAACAACATCTTGAAAACGTAAGGAAGATTACtaagctagaagaagaatgcaagagATTGCGCTCGATGGTGCGTAAAAGGCTGCCAGGACCAGCTGCCGTTGCTAGAATGAGAAGTGAAGTTGAGACACTGGGCAGCAGTACAACACACATAAGGACGGGAAAGTTGAATTCTACCTCCTTCAATTCATATGATCAGACACAGAACTCTTCCAATGCATCACATGTAAGTCCTTCATTGCTTGCAAGGCTACACGTGACGGAAGATGAAAATAAGGCCATGAAGGAATCTCTTTCTAGAAAGGATGGTGAACTTCAGCTTTCTCGTACTATGCTTGCTCGTACAACCTCTAAACTTTCCCAAGTTGAAGCTCAACTTGAAGACTTATCAGGTGATCAAGCTACCACGGGACTGGTAAAGAGAAGTCCTACAGTGGTTGAAAATCCTCTTTCATCTATCACCGAGGGTGGTTGCAATGAAGATAATGTAAGCTGCTCAGGTTCATGGGCGTCAGCCTTGATTTCTGAACTTGAACATTTCAAGAAGGGGAAGCTGACTACACCTTCTTGTAAGAGCACAGGAATGTCAGACTTAAGTTTCATGGATGACTTTGAAGAAATAGAAAGGCTAGCGATGGTATGTGACGATAAGCCTTCAAAATCGTATGATGTAAAGAGAGAGGCAATCGAATCAGCAGGTAAAGAGCTGGTTCCAGTGGATGGTcccgatgaaacaactaatcaagtTCACCCGCACAAGACTGAGAAGGGACTCCTGAAGTTAATTGAACTTGTCGAGGGAGTTATTCAAAGATCGTCAAAGGATTACAGTAGCAAACTCGTGCAATCTGGTGACAACATGGGTGATCAATCCACGCTGATAACTGGTTATTTCGCTCATGCATTCTTATGGAAAACATCAGAACTTACCTGTGTACTGCGACACTTCATTGTTGTATGCAATGAGCTTCTGTATGGGAATACCGATGTCGAAAGATTTGTTCTTGAAGTGAGCCTCACACTAGATTGGATACTCAACCACTGCTTTTCACTGCAAGATGTATCAGAGATGAGGGAAACTATCATAAAGCATTTGGGTTTAGATAGCGGTGATGGGCATGAAATTGTTGCAGCCAAACAAATAGGAGTCGAAGTGATAAATGGCATAGATGAACCCAGCACTCCAAGCAGCGAGCAGATGTCACTAGTTTCTGCATCAGGCCCCGTGGATATTGGACTTAAAGCTGATAATGACACAGACAGTATAAGGAATGGAGTCTCATTCTCTAAATCCCATGCACCGGAAGGAACATCTTCAAGTTTGCGAGCAGAACTTAATGCATTGAAAGAAACAGGAAATCTGGTAACACACGGTGTTGATGGTAAATCAACAGTGAGTGAACTTGACAAACACAAATCCATCCCTAACTCTGAGGCAAACAAGGGAAATCTACAGGGCAGCAGTTACTCTACTGAAGAAGACCCAAAATGTGTTTCTGGGAATAAAGACAACAATGTACACACG CTGGAGATCTCGACAGCATCAGAAAAGCTCATCGAGTGCCAGGAGACAATCCTAAGCCTGGGAAAGCAACTAAAAGCACTTGCATCGCCAAAGGATGCCACCTCGGTTCGTCCGGAGCGAAAACCTCGGTCTAAGTCACTGAATGAGATGCTAGCCGTCGACGACGGGGGATTTGATGACctcagctccccgaagaccaaggaGATTATATGCTCAGAACTAAGGCCACCACATGAAAGAAATTTTTCTGTCGGCGGGGGAGGTGGCGATTCAGAATCATGTTATTCCCACCCGACGCCAGTGGTTCCACCTGCCAAACCTTACGGCGTGAGCGGAACCTGCAAGAAAGAAGCTGCTGCGAGGCCAGTATCGCTTGCAGTTGTCCCAAGCAAGCAGAGGGGAAACCCCAACTTGCTCAAGAGGATCCTGACAGGAAGGAGAAGGGATGCCATAATCAAACCAAAGGTGGTCCTGAGTGCTTAG